From the Ignavibacteriales bacterium genome, the window CTGTGACGGTGTCACCCGATTCCATCGCTAAACTATACAAATAATAATGAGCCAGTACATTGTAATCATCGACCTGCACCGCTTTTTCCAGGTTCTCGATACCTTTCTGCTTGTCGCCGAGTTTCAGGTACGACTCCCCTATGAACTGATACGGAGTACCGAACTGCGGAGGACCTTCATCTATTGTTTTTTGGAATAGAGCGATTGCCTCATTGGTCTTGGTCTTATCCCGTGAGAGGTTCATCCCCCCGGTGTAGTTATTGATAAAAGATTTTTTGTAGTTTGGATTGTCCGGGAATTTATTCGTATCAGCCTGTACCTCGGCATCGGATTTCCTTTTGTAAACTACATCGGAAAAGTTTTTGTCTTTGATCGTGAAATACGAAGGGAAATAATAATCCAGGAACTCATTATTTGTAAATAGAGCTCTTTCCGCATAAGCGCTGGGCTTTATTCCCGTTGAGAAATAAATATAATCAGGGTCGCGCGACATTATATAATCGACGTTATAGTTCCTTTCCTTCCAACCAACAAATCCCTCGGATATTTCGGGTATCGGCTGAGGATTATGCGCAACTTCCTCATCGGTCAGCCCCAGCATATCGATAATATTCACCTTATCGCCTGCGTAATAAGAAAGCGCACCGATGGTCGTCGCGCCTACATTGAGCGTCGCGCCTTTCTCTTGTTGCTTCTTATTGAACCACTCACCTGCTATCTGCATCTTCTGCACGAGACCGTTCTCCAATTGCATCTTTTGGTCTATTGCTTCCTTCTGGTTAGAATAATTATAATACGAATACAGGCAAACGGCTATCAGCACAACCGCCACCGCCCCGGCAGGCTTACCGCCGGTCATATTCTGTTTAATGTAAAAATAAACGAGCGTAAGGACTTTTCCGAAAAGAATGAATACAAGCGGTCCTACAAAAAAGAAAAATCTATATAAGGGAAGCACGTCACCGCCTATCGAAATGATGTAGATCGTGTAAAGAAAATACATCATAAATATCAGGAGCGTTTGCGAGAATATCTCTTTTCGTTTGAATAAAACCAGGGGCGAGATAAATGCGATACCCCACAACAGGTACCCGGATGTAAAATCCCAGAAATACCCCCATCCTGTTTCAAGGTACACTGCCGAAAAGCCTGTCTTTGCATAGAAGGTATTCGGGAATGGGTAGCCGTAATATGCCAAACGGAAAAGCATGAACAATATCATGGGAAGAACATATACGCTGTATGTAAGCAGGTTGTCCTTAGACAAAAGTGATTTTATTGCACCGCCTTTGTCCTTGCGGAAAGCCATGATGATCTTATGAAGGATGATTATACCGAAAACATACATTCCCTCCGGGCGTGTTAGCGACGCCAGGAATAAAGCAACGGGATATGTAAAGACTACACCCGGTTTATCCATGTCGCGCAGGTAATAATAGATACCAAGAAAAGAAAGTGCCACGAACATGGACGTTTCCATACCGCTGATAGACCAGTACTGGAATGCCCCGACGAATGCAGTGAGTATCACCGGGATCAGATCGAGGAGTTTAGCGGAGTTACCGCCGGAAACTGCCGGTGTCTTCGATTTCTTTGACGTTTTTGCTTCATCTTTAAGGCGGATCAGTACCGATATCTTAAATGTCATAATGAGTGTCATCACGCCAAAACCAACACTCAGATATTGTGAGATGTCGATTATATTCATTCCTAGCAAAGCAAAAAGACTCAGCAATAACAGCCAGAGAAAGTTAGTGTATCCCTCGACTTTCTCGCCTATGTTAAATACAAGCCCGTTACCGTGTATGAAGTTTTCCACGTAACGGAATGTGATAAACGCGTCGTCCTGTACGAATTTTGTCTGGAAGCAGAAATAAACGAAGATAGCGCATATCAGCCCCAGCAAAATATATACCGTGTTGTTATCATTTGTTGTTTTTGCTGTATGTGTAACCGTCTTTGCCGTTTTGCTCTTTGCCATTATCCTGTATTAAAAAATAATCCCGACGTGCGCCGGGATTATTATTATATCATTATTTAATTATGATCGCCAATCAATTTACTTTGTAGTATCGGTTTTTGTTGTATCAGGCGTCAAACTTCCGCCGCTCATTTTTCTCTGTACGTCCTGTATCTTTTGGGCAACAGACTGATCCTGCGGGTTCATTGCCTGAACACGCTGTAATATCTCGAGCTCGGCTCTGTAATCACCCAATCCATCATAAAGATCGATGAGTATTATATACGGATTGAACGATCCCCGCATATTGGCCGGATTTTCCTGCATATCTTTGTTAGCTCCTTCGATTGCCTGTCCCGCCCATTGCTTAAACTCCGTTTCATTACCCATCCTGAAATACATCATCGCTACCTCGTACTTCAGCCTGTAATCCATCGGGATAACATCCTGCGGGATCCTCTTTTCCATCTCAGCGACAACAGACGTTACTTCCGGCTGTGTAGCAGGATTCTTTGAGTATGCCAGCGCGAGCCTTAGGAATAGTGACCTGTAGGTCTGTATCATTCGCTCGGCATCCTGGTTATAGAATATGTTCTTATCATCCAGACCCTTGAATATGAATCCGTAATGCGGATCCGGGTAAGGTTTATCCGGCTGGTCAAACAAGCACTCGTGCATCACTTTCTCGTTGACCGCTAATCCTATTTCATCGGTGGCTTTATATGGAACGATCTTTTGGAGCATTCCCTGCGTAATAAGATACTCATTTAAACCAATGTAGTTATCTTCCGTCACCGTAAGCGAGAAGTAGATCGGTCTTTTCCAGTTATTAGCTCTTATAATATCATATACAATAATATCATTTACCTTAATTGCAGTTACGACCTGGTTGCCCTGTCTCTGCCTGATCGTCGGAGGCATAACAAAATCTATCTGTGTTGGGAGGTCGGGTCTGTTCTGCATCGAATCCGGGTAAGCCGTCTTCGGTACCTCGAGCGACATCATCTTATTGTCCGGCCATTGTGAAGGAAGCAGTTTATCTATCTGCTCATCGGTCATTGTCATGGGTACCGGCAGTGAGCCGTACGGACGTGAATTTTTCAACTGCTTAATGTACCACGGTGTCTGACCGAGCGAAAGGTTAACAACCCTTACGTCCTGGCGTATACCGTAAACTGCCTGTATACACCATATCGGGAATGTGTCGTTATCACCGTTCGTAAATATTATAGCGTCCTTCTCGGCGCTCTGCAGAATATTATAGGCATAATTATACGGGAAGTAGTTGTCGCTTCTATCGAGATAATGATAGTTCACCCGGAACATATTTATAGGTGCCGCTACCAACCCTATAATAACGACAGTACTTGCTATCGCCATACTTGGCTTTCCGTTCTTTATCCAATCCGAGAGCTGGTCTATCAATGCGACAACGCCGAAGCCTATCCACATCGCAAAGACCATAAACGCCCCGACATAAAAGTAATCCCTCTCTCTCGGCTGCGGGTCCTGCTGATTCTGGTAAAGGGCGGTAACCACACCCATCACCAGGAACATGACGAGGAAGACGAAAGCCAGCTTCCAGTCCTTTTTAAATTGGTAAAAGACTCCTATTAGCCCCAGTATAAATGGTATCGCAAAAAACTTACTGAAATCAACTCCATCACCCTGGTTGTATCCTTCCCTTCCAATGAATTGCCAGAAGAGGTACCTGTTAAACATTTCATTTATCTGGTATCTCCACATAAAATCCATATCACTGGTGTATAACTGCCATGTTCTCGTATGCTGAGGCTCCTGCGAATATCTTCTCGGCAGGAATAACGGCTGTTGTCCGTACTGCTCACGATTGAGATATGAGATCAGCTTTTCGATGTTGTCAGGCTGGTTCTCATCGATCGGCATGTCGGGAATTCCCGATCTTAGGACTACAGATGTATATGTAGAATAACCAAGGATTATTAAGAATATGGACATAGCGGCAAGATTAAGTACCGCTGATTTCTTTTGTATGGAAATATATATTCCCGCGATAAGCGCGCCAAATATCAATACTACGGCAAATACTCCCAACGAATCTATTAACTGCGGGATCTTTTTAACTATAAACGGATAAACTATAAAGAAAGCTACTGCAGAACCTACAAGCGCAAACAATAATGTTTTCTTAGTATACTCATATCTTCTAAAGTAAAATATTAAACCTGCGACTATAATACATTGTACTACAAGGAGGTGAATACCTATGGATAAACCAACCACGTAAGCCATGATAAGCAAATACTTGTCGCTTCCCTTTTCGTCCGCCTTTTCCCACCAGACCATAAGCAGGTAAATACATAAGGCTATGAGGAAAGTACCAAAGCCGTAAACTTCCGTTTCAAGAGCATTGAACCAAAATGTATCACTAAAAGCCAGGGCTAACGCGCCGATAGCCGAACCCCCGCAAACTGTAATAATATCAAATGTTGTTTTTGGGACTCCTCTCCAGTTTTTAATGGCTATGACGGATATCATATATAATAAACCGACCGTTCCGGCGCTGGAAAGCGCAGATAAGTAGTTCATTCTTAGACCGATATCCGCGGCAGATGGTATCATCATAAAGAGCTTACCCACCAAAATAAAGAATGGTCCACCGGGAGGATGCGGTACGCCTACGGTATAGGCACACGCTATAAATTCACCGCAGTCCCAGAAGGAAAATGTTGGCTGAACGGTAATTATATACGTAATCGCAGCAACAAGGAAAACGAACGAAGCCGTTACCCTGTTTGAAAGTTTAAAATCCATTTATAGTTGAAATAGGTTTAAAATACAAGCTTCAAATTACCTTAAATAGTAGTTTATTTCAAGATATAAGACTATATCGCAATGTAATGTAATTCAACAAAAAAGAGCTATTCTCATGATGAAAATAGCCCCTTTTGTTATCATAACCTTTAGAGTTTCTTACTAATTCTCAGGTTTATGCCTTTTTTCGAATATATGGTCGATTAAGCCGTAATCCTTGGCTTCTTCGGCGGTCATATATTTGTCTCTTTCCGCATCTTTGGATATTTCCTCGTATGAACGTCCTGAATGATTAGCTATGATCTTATATAGTGTTTCTCTTGTCTTTTCCATTTCTTTCGCGTGAATAAGAATGTCCGTGGTCTGTCCCTGCAATCCGCCTGCCCATGGCTGGTGCATAAGAATCTTAGAATGAGTAAGCGCGATCCTCTTTCCTGCGGCTCCGCCGGTAAGCAAGAGCTGTCCCATAGATGCCGCCAATCCGACGCAGATAGTAGAAACGTCCGGCTTCACATACTGCATTGTGTCATAAATACCGAGCCCGGCAGTTACGCTGCCGCCCGGTGAATTTATATAAAGCATAATGTCCTTATCGGGATCTTCCGATTCGAGGAACAATAGCTGAGCAACGATAAGCGAAGCGATCTCATCATAAACGGCATTTCCTAAAAAGATGATCCTTTCTTTTAGAAGACGCGAATAAATGTCATAGCTTCTTTCTCCGCGCGCAGTTTGTTCCACAACGATCGGAACAAGCTGATTGAATGTGTTGCCAACGCGATCCAGTCCGTCATGTATCCTGTCCTGATTGTTTTTGATAATATCTGTGTAGTTCATATTTATATAATTAAGTTTTTAATGTTCGTGCTGATGAGTGTGAGGCTCGAATTTCTTTACTTCTTCCTCTTCTGTTATATTTGAATTCTTTTCAAGGAAGTCCAGAACCTTCCTGCTAATGATGCTTGATCTAATATCGTTATTTTCCTTATACACTTCTACGAGTTTATCGGCAGGAATGTTAAACCTAGCGGAATTTTCTTCAGCGAGCTCCATATAGTCACTATCCTCAGCTGTAATATTCTCCATTTCAGCCAGCTTTTCCCTTATCAGGAACCACTTCGCCTGGAATATCGCGTCCGCCTTACGTGATTTATTAAATTCATCCAGTTGCTCGGGAGTGAGTTCGTAATTTTTCGGTAGCTGTTTTTTGTAATCCTCGAGAATGGATTTTAGTATAGCTTCCGTGAATGTATCCGGGATTGTGATGTCATTGTTCTTTACAACTTCGCTGATGAGGTCATTACGCAAATGCTGTTCACCGTGGTCATTATATATCTTCGCAAGTTCTCCCCTGATAGCTTCCCTGAATTCTTCTTCGGTCTTTACGTCTTCTTTACCCGTTATCTTTTTAAAGAACTCTTCATTCATTTCTGGGTAGATCATCTTTTCAACTTTGGTAGCCGATAGTTTCACCTTTTGAGGATTGCCGTCTTTGGTCTTTGTATTTACTATCCTGTCCTCACCTTCTTTTATTCCCTCGAGCGCGGATTTAAATTCAGGTAAAAGATCTTTATTACCAAGATAGAGTTTTACATCCTTTTGTCCCTGACCTATTATGATATTGCCGGCATCATCGAGCGTCTGCACATCCGCTGTTACAACGTAATCGTCGTCGAGCGCTTCGGCATCCATAGCCAGCTCGGCGTTATTAAGTTTATGGTAATTGACTTCCTCATCCACGAGCGAATCATCGATAACATATTTCTTTTTTGTAAGATCGAACCCTTTATAATTTTCCAGCTTTACTTCCGGCTTTACTTCAAACTCTACCTTAAAAGTGAACTTTTCTTTCGGCAGATAATCGAGGTCGGTCATCTTTCCATGCCCGATCATATCGACATCATTATCCATCATATATTTGGAAAAGACCTCGTTTGCTATATCTTCGAGTGAAGTATATTCTATGCTTTCACCAAATCTCTTTTTTATCATAGAAATAGGCGCTTTCCCTTTCCTGAATCCGGGGATCACTGCCTTTTCCCTGTATTTTTCTATTGCCTTGTCAAAATAAGGAGTTAATTCATCATACCCGAGGACGGCTTCAAATTCCCTTTTACAGCCCTCAAGCTCTTTAATGTTGGTTTCCAATACTAGAATTTTTTTGTTTAAACCACTAAATTATTCTAATTATTCCCAAAACTCAATTCCATTATAACTGCATTAGGGATGTAGCAATTGCGTGAAAACAGAACTTTTTCATTTAAAATAAGGTTCGAATAGTATATAATTTATATACACATGAAGGCGAGAACTAATATATCAAAACACACTCCGGAAAATAAAAAGACCGTATGCGAAGTATGCAGGACAGAAGTCCACTACGTATTCGTACACGGTCATTATCAATGTCCTAACTGCAAACAGGTTATAGTCACATGCTGTGAAGCAGGAGAAAATAACTGCGCAGATAACACAAAGAACAATTAAACTTACTTGTTTTTACACTGGACTTTACAGGTGCAATTGCCGTCGTCATCATTAGTTTTTACGACGATAAAACTAACACCGTTTTTGGTCTGTGTATTTACGATCACATTCGAACTGCTTTGAGATGTCCCGCTATTCTTTTTGGTTTCCTTTGCGTCAGGGATGAAATTAATAGTTCCGTCGATTATCGTCGGCTGTTGAAAAACTTCCCCGTTTGGTTTAGACGAAGTCTGTTTTTCGGTCTTCTTATTACCGGCATCAGTCTTTTTATTAAACTTAAGCTTACCGGTCATAATATCACCTTCACCAAGATAAACTGCGGCTTTAGCCTTTGAGTAAATTTTTGTGGTCTTTGTTTTAACCTTTGTCTCAAGGCTGTGAGAATTTTCACCCTGTGTCCAGGCAATTGCAGGACGGTCGAGTTCTTCATTGTTTTCAGAACTCATTTCAAACTCATTTCCGGTTTCAACGAGCTCATGTAATGACGTAACAACTTCATTATCGGACTTTTTTAGAAGGTCCATTGCGTCACTGAATTCGAGATTACTTATATCAGAGCTGGATGCTAATTCCTTTTCCTCTAAAGTAAGCTCAACGTTAAAGCTATTGTGGTCCGGATGGCTTTCCCTGATCTTATAGCGAACGGGTTTGTTGCTATTTTGTTCAGAGACATTCTTTTCACCCTTACTATCGGCTTTCGAAAATACTACGCTAATTTCGCTTTTGTCCTTCCCTGTATTACTTTCGATGAGACCGAACTGCGGGGCAAATTTTTCAATCGAATCTGCTCCTGCTAAGTAGTAAACTAAACCAGCCAGCAAGGCAATAATCATCGAGGTCAGCAAGTTGTTTTTGTCTTTCATGGCTGTGGTTTTGGATTAGTAAATATACTATTAATATAACTATAAATATGAAATATAAAAATCTTTTTTGTAATAAAAATTGTGAGGGTGTTGGTAATTTTAGTAGCAACATTATTGTACGAGAACAAACTAAAAAAAGTTACGTAAAAAAATTACAATACCTTCTATATAGTTTGACACAGAAAAAATGCTACTGTGACAATAAAAATTAAACAATTTGTATTAAATAATTATGAACCGCGTAGCTGAATTGAATGAAAATTATAATTAGTTTAATTTAATCTATGCTAAAGAGTCTGGAAATCAAACATTTCTTAAAAATTGCTTTTTTTATCCCGGTAGTAATATATATGTCCGGATGCGGTAGACCGGACCCATCAGAGTGGTACAGCTACCGGAATAGGGACAGGCATCCGGTATCCGTCAGAGTAGTTTCAGCTGAGATATTGCCCGGAAACGAGACCAAAGACAAGATCCAATTAAAAGTGGAATGGAGAAATGATGATAAAGAGAAGATCAAAATCAACGATGAGTATTTTAGCCTGAATGTCTCCGGAGTGAAATTACCGCCGGAAACATTCGAGGATATCGAACTCGACCCGGGGCAGACCGTCGAAAAGGTATATGATTTTCTTGTTGTGAAGTCTTTTGTAGATAAGGCAAAATACAAATTGACCCTGGAGGATTACGTAGAGTTTTCAGTTTACCCGGAAAGGAAATAATTCCGCTAATGAAGCAGGCATTTCGTTACATCACACTTTTGCTGGGATTTGCTCTGGGAATTTATTTGATCATCATTAATTACGAAAACCCGGGTCATCTCGTAATGCAGATAGCAGTGATGTTACTCTGGTTGATACTCCCCTTTTACATTTTCTTCTTTATTTCATCGAGGAATGAAAATCAATATTATATAATCATTCCATCTATCTTACTTTTACTTTTATATGCCTACATTACATACGACTACCTGACCTCCGAAAGCTCTACATCCGCGCTGGGTCTTGCGGTCGCACCGTTCCTGGGGATTCTAATTTTAGGAGTTGGGTATTTGACAGCCTGGGTTGTAACGTTAATTGTAAAAAAGGAAATCTCTTAAAAATCCGATATTTTTAATATTTATAATTATTATATTATAGCTAGAAATAAAAGGGAGAATCATGAAGAAGATAATTTTCACATTAGCTTTCGTAATCGGCGCCTCCTGTGCATACTCGCAAAATATTCCCGAGGAATCCGTTCCTTCACCTGTAAAAGATAATCTATACGCAAACTATAAAGCTAACAACGTAACCTGGGAGCTCGAGAATGAAGTTTACGAAGCAGAATACCTGGAGAACGGAATGGAGAAAAGCATTCACTTGAATGCAACGGGCGACATTATCGCTGTAGAAACACATATCGATCCACATAACCTGCCGGAAGGTTCTCTCACCTATATAAATGATAATTATCCCGGATCGAGCATTAACGAGGCTGAGTATATCGAGATCCATTCGGGGAATTTCTACGGTGTGGAACTTACTCATAACGGCACAAATATAGAACTCCTATTCGATGAGCGGGGAAATTTCATGCAGAGGAATGATCCGGATGATAATGGAGAGAACGAGGATTAGGCGGTCTTAATTACCTACAATTTTAAAGCGGACTTATGTTCCGCTTTTTTTATGTGCAACTATTGCTTCTAAATACTAATTATTTTATATTTATATACTGCAACATCTAAAAAATTAGATATTTCTATGGATTTCGAG encodes:
- the tig gene encoding trigger factor, translating into METNIKELEGCKREFEAVLGYDELTPYFDKAIEKYREKAVIPGFRKGKAPISMIKKRFGESIEYTSLEDIANEVFSKYMMDNDVDMIGHGKMTDLDYLPKEKFTFKVEFEVKPEVKLENYKGFDLTKKKYVIDDSLVDEEVNYHKLNNAELAMDAEALDDDYVVTADVQTLDDAGNIIIGQGQKDVKLYLGNKDLLPEFKSALEGIKEGEDRIVNTKTKDGNPQKVKLSATKVEKMIYPEMNEEFFKKITGKEDVKTEEEFREAIRGELAKIYNDHGEQHLRNDLISEVVKNNDITIPDTFTEAILKSILEDYKKQLPKNYELTPEQLDEFNKSRKADAIFQAKWFLIREKLAEMENITAEDSDYMELAEENSARFNIPADKLVEVYKENNDIRSSIISRKVLDFLEKNSNITEEEEVKKFEPHTHQHEH
- a CDS encoding ATP-dependent Clp protease proteolytic subunit, giving the protein MNYTDIIKNNQDRIHDGLDRVGNTFNQLVPIVVEQTARGERSYDIYSRLLKERIIFLGNAVYDEIASLIVAQLLFLESEDPDKDIMLYINSPGGSVTAGLGIYDTMQYVKPDVSTICVGLAASMGQLLLTGGAAGKRIALTHSKILMHQPWAGGLQGQTTDILIHAKEMEKTRETLYKIIANHSGRSYEEISKDAERDKYMTAEEAKDYGLIDHIFEKRHKPEN
- a CDS encoding PepSY-like domain-containing protein, giving the protein MKKIIFTLAFVIGASCAYSQNIPEESVPSPVKDNLYANYKANNVTWELENEVYEAEYLENGMEKSIHLNATGDIIAVETHIDPHNLPEGSLTYINDNYPGSSINEAEYIEIHSGNFYGVELTHNGTNIELLFDERGNFMQRNDPDDNGENED
- a CDS encoding DUF2723 domain-containing protein, with the translated sequence MDFKLSNRVTASFVFLVAAITYIITVQPTFSFWDCGEFIACAYTVGVPHPPGGPFFILVGKLFMMIPSAADIGLRMNYLSALSSAGTVGLLYMISVIAIKNWRGVPKTTFDIITVCGGSAIGALALAFSDTFWFNALETEVYGFGTFLIALCIYLLMVWWEKADEKGSDKYLLIMAYVVGLSIGIHLLVVQCIIVAGLIFYFRRYEYTKKTLLFALVGSAVAFFIVYPFIVKKIPQLIDSLGVFAVVLIFGALIAGIYISIQKKSAVLNLAAMSIFLIILGYSTYTSVVLRSGIPDMPIDENQPDNIEKLISYLNREQYGQQPLFLPRRYSQEPQHTRTWQLYTSDMDFMWRYQINEMFNRYLFWQFIGREGYNQGDGVDFSKFFAIPFILGLIGVFYQFKKDWKLAFVFLVMFLVMGVVTALYQNQQDPQPRERDYFYVGAFMVFAMWIGFGVVALIDQLSDWIKNGKPSMAIASTVVIIGLVAAPINMFRVNYHYLDRSDNYFPYNYAYNILQSAEKDAIIFTNGDNDTFPIWCIQAVYGIRQDVRVVNLSLGQTPWYIKQLKNSRPYGSLPVPMTMTDEQIDKLLPSQWPDNKMMSLEVPKTAYPDSMQNRPDLPTQIDFVMPPTIRQRQGNQVVTAIKVNDIIVYDIIRANNWKRPIYFSLTVTEDNYIGLNEYLITQGMLQKIVPYKATDEIGLAVNEKVMHECLFDQPDKPYPDPHYGFIFKGLDDKNIFYNQDAERMIQTYRSLFLRLALAYSKNPATQPEVTSVVAEMEKRIPQDVIPMDYRLKYEVAMMYFRMGNETEFKQWAGQAIEGANKDMQENPANMRGSFNPYIILIDLYDGLGDYRAELEILQRVQAMNPQDQSVAQKIQDVQRKMSGGSLTPDTTKTDTTK